From Streptomyces sp. NBC_01754, a single genomic window includes:
- a CDS encoding bifunctional DNA primase/polymerase, which produces MAPRVVLVVDERIAGVTEAAQVVRVPRQRGEQLLEAAAWYAEERHWDVVPGTWLDAVEGTERCSCGDLGCAAPGAHPTRADWSGQATGSGAAARRMWARQPGSSVLLPAGRAFDALDVPESAGFLALARMERMGLALGPVTRTPDRRMLFLVLPGAAAKAPGLVGGLGWDAGALDLVGRGEGHYVVGPPTRIGGRGAVQWARRPSQANRWLPDVEELVSPLAYACAREAADARARLS; this is translated from the coding sequence ATGGCGCCGCGAGTTGTGCTGGTCGTGGATGAGCGCATCGCAGGAGTGACGGAAGCCGCCCAGGTCGTACGCGTCCCCCGGCAGCGAGGTGAGCAGCTGCTCGAGGCCGCGGCCTGGTACGCGGAGGAGCGGCACTGGGACGTGGTCCCCGGCACCTGGCTGGATGCGGTGGAGGGCACCGAGCGCTGCTCCTGCGGAGACCTCGGCTGCGCGGCGCCCGGGGCCCATCCGACCCGGGCGGACTGGAGCGGCCAGGCGACCGGCAGCGGGGCCGCCGCCCGCCGGATGTGGGCCCGGCAGCCCGGCTCCTCGGTGCTCCTCCCCGCCGGGCGGGCCTTCGACGCGCTCGACGTACCGGAGTCGGCCGGTTTCCTGGCGCTGGCCCGGATGGAGCGGATGGGGCTCGCCCTCGGTCCGGTGACCCGCACGCCCGACCGCAGGATGCTCTTCCTCGTCCTGCCCGGGGCGGCCGCCAAGGCTCCCGGGCTGGTGGGCGGACTGGGCTGGGACGCCGGGGCGCTCGACCTGGTCGGCCGGGGCGAGGGGCATTACGTCGTCGGTCCGCCCACCCGGATCGGCGGGCGCGGGGCCGTGCAGTGGGCCCGCCGGCCGAGCCAGGCCAACCGCTGGCTGCCCGACGTGGAGGAGCTGGTCAGCCCGCTCGCCTACGCCTGCGCACGGGAGGCCGCCGACGCCCGGGCACGCCTTTCGTAG
- a CDS encoding transporter encodes MSAPVVSVGPGAPAAGAQDLVPVFVRLKMALLRNGLRQSSKRKAAYITSLVVTLLLAATQVAGLVLLRGHAQAQTLVVLLMGVMALGWAVLPLFFPSGDETLDPSRLVMLPLRPRPLIGALLVSSLVGIGPLFTVALAVGSVIALAHGAVAVVVGVVAAPLSLLVCVALARWVTTANVRLLTSRKGRDLAVLSGLVIAVGIQFLNFGTQRLSQAGGVSALEPVADVVGWLPAASALGAVGSASDGSYGVAAGRLAVSVLALAALLWLWHRSLDRLMSSPDGSTIAAAAPSRRRSGTERSGFFALLPEGRTGTVMERSLRYVARDPKTKAAWVTALAVGLIVPVLNAVQGTGSAYFACFAAGMLGMQMYNQFGQDTSAFWMVAMTVSSPRDAYLELRARALALLLFVLPYTVLVSVVTAAVLGDWAALPGVVGLSFALLGGMLATGALASALYPYSIPQDGAFKNVAPGQAGLAWMSIFGGLLVSALLSVPVIALTIWLHVADHHGWLWVLLPVGAAYGTFVTWLGVRLAAPRAADRLPEILAAVSKG; translated from the coding sequence ATGAGCGCGCCGGTCGTGTCCGTGGGGCCCGGGGCCCCGGCGGCCGGTGCGCAGGACCTCGTCCCCGTCTTCGTACGGCTGAAGATGGCGCTGCTGCGCAACGGGCTGCGCCAGTCCTCGAAGCGGAAGGCGGCGTACATCACCTCCCTCGTCGTCACGCTGCTGCTGGCCGCCACCCAGGTGGCCGGGCTGGTGCTGCTGCGTGGCCACGCGCAGGCCCAGACCCTCGTGGTGCTGCTGATGGGGGTGATGGCGCTCGGCTGGGCGGTGCTGCCGCTGTTCTTCCCGAGCGGTGACGAGACCCTGGACCCGAGCAGGCTGGTGATGCTGCCGCTCAGGCCGCGTCCGCTGATCGGCGCGCTGCTGGTGTCTTCGCTGGTCGGGATCGGGCCGCTCTTCACGGTGGCCCTGGCCGTCGGGTCGGTGATCGCCCTGGCGCACGGGGCGGTGGCGGTGGTGGTCGGAGTGGTCGCCGCTCCGCTGTCGCTGCTGGTCTGTGTGGCGCTGGCCCGGTGGGTCACCACGGCCAACGTCCGGCTGCTGACCTCGCGCAAGGGCCGTGACCTCGCGGTGCTCAGCGGGCTGGTGATCGCGGTGGGCATCCAGTTCCTCAACTTCGGCACCCAGCGGCTGAGTCAGGCGGGCGGGGTGTCCGCGCTGGAACCGGTGGCGGACGTGGTGGGCTGGCTGCCCGCGGCCTCGGCACTCGGCGCGGTGGGGTCGGCCTCCGACGGGTCGTACGGCGTGGCCGCCGGCCGGCTGGCGGTCTCCGTGCTCGCCCTGGCGGCCCTGCTGTGGCTGTGGCACCGGAGCCTGGACCGGCTGATGTCGTCGCCGGACGGTTCCACGATCGCGGCGGCCGCTCCGTCGCGCCGCCGGTCCGGGACTGAGCGCTCCGGGTTCTTCGCGCTGCTGCCCGAGGGGCGTACGGGCACGGTGATGGAGCGGAGCCTGCGCTATGTCGCCCGGGATCCGAAGACCAAGGCGGCCTGGGTGACGGCGCTGGCCGTCGGCCTGATCGTGCCGGTGCTCAACGCGGTGCAGGGCACCGGTTCGGCGTACTTCGCGTGCTTCGCGGCCGGGATGCTCGGCATGCAGATGTACAACCAGTTCGGACAGGACACCTCCGCCTTCTGGATGGTGGCGATGACGGTGTCCTCGCCCCGGGACGCGTATCTGGAACTGCGGGCGCGCGCCCTGGCGTTGCTGCTGTTCGTCCTGCCGTACACGGTCCTGGTCTCCGTGGTGACGGCGGCCGTGCTCGGGGACTGGGCGGCCCTGCCGGGGGTGGTGGGGCTGTCGTTCGCGCTGCTGGGCGGGATGCTGGCGACGGGTGCGCTGGCCTCGGCCCTGTACCCGTACTCCATCCCGCAGGACGGCGCGTTCAAGAACGTGGCGCCGGGGCAGGCCGGGCTCGCCTGGATGTCCATCTTCGGCGGTCTGCTGGTGTCCGCGCTGCTGAGCGTACCCGTGATCGCGCTGACCATCTGGCTGCACGTGGCGGATCACCACGGCTGGCTGTGGGTGCTGCTGCCGGTGGGAGCCGCGTACGGGACGTTCGTCACGTGGCTGGGGGTACGGCTGGCGGCGCCGCGCGCCGCGGACCGGCTGCCGGAGATCCTGGCCGCGGTCAGCAAGGGCTGA
- a CDS encoding transcriptional regulator: MAARPLVARQPNERLQTLIQEAGCSNAGLARRVNMVGTERGLDLRYDKTSVARWLRGQQPRGRAPGIIAEALGRKLGRTVTIDEIGMANGKSLASGVGLQFAPTVLGAIEQVCELWRSDVGRRDLLSGSAVAASALVEPSRDWLISGADPQVTRTAGARVGTADVEAVRAMATALVDLDHRFGSGHVRPVLVHYLNSVVSGLLSGAYRESTGRELFGAAARLTELAGYMAVDTGQPGLAQRYYIQALRLAQAAGDRAYGGYVLAASMSHLAAQLGNPREIAQLARAAQEGARGRVTPRAEAMFHAAEARGHALMGDARTCEEVAGRAVDALERAEADTGDDPSWIAHFDAGYLADELAHCHRDLGQAEPAARRAKEALAALPESRARRRGIGLVLLATAQVQQREVEQACHTGLRAMELLGTVRSSRGAEYLDDLQQRLAPYGDQPAVREFDARLELQAA, from the coding sequence ATGGCAGCCAGGCCTCTCGTCGCACGCCAGCCGAACGAACGGCTCCAGACGCTGATCCAGGAGGCGGGGTGTTCCAACGCCGGCCTCGCCCGACGCGTCAACATGGTCGGGACCGAGCGGGGGCTCGACCTCCGCTACGACAAGACCTCCGTGGCCCGCTGGCTGCGGGGCCAGCAACCACGTGGCAGGGCACCGGGGATCATCGCCGAGGCACTCGGCCGCAAGCTCGGACGTACGGTCACGATCGACGAGATCGGCATGGCCAACGGCAAGAGCCTGGCCTCCGGTGTCGGTCTCCAGTTCGCCCCCACGGTACTTGGCGCGATCGAGCAGGTCTGCGAGCTGTGGCGCAGCGACGTGGGCCGCCGCGATCTGCTCTCGGGCTCGGCGGTGGCCGCCTCCGCGCTGGTGGAGCCGAGCCGCGACTGGCTGATCTCGGGCGCCGACCCCCAGGTGACGCGGACGGCCGGGGCCAGGGTCGGGACGGCGGACGTGGAGGCGGTGCGGGCGATGGCCACCGCCCTCGTCGACCTGGACCACCGCTTCGGCAGCGGCCATGTGCGGCCCGTCCTGGTGCACTACCTCAACAGCGTGGTGTCCGGGCTCCTTTCGGGGGCGTACCGGGAGTCGACCGGGCGGGAGCTGTTCGGGGCGGCCGCCCGGCTCACCGAACTCGCCGGGTACATGGCGGTCGACACCGGTCAGCCGGGCCTGGCCCAGCGGTACTACATCCAGGCGCTGCGACTGGCGCAGGCGGCGGGGGACCGCGCGTACGGCGGCTACGTACTGGCCGCGTCGATGAGCCATCTCGCCGCCCAGCTGGGCAACCCGCGGGAGATCGCGCAGCTGGCGCGGGCCGCGCAGGAGGGGGCCCGGGGGAGGGTGACCCCGCGGGCGGAGGCCATGTTCCACGCCGCGGAGGCGCGGGGGCACGCGCTGATGGGGGACGCCCGCACCTGCGAGGAGGTGGCCGGGCGGGCCGTGGACGCGCTGGAGCGGGCCGAGGCGGACACCGGCGACGACCCGTCCTGGATCGCCCACTTCGACGCGGGCTACCTCGCGGACGAACTGGCGCACTGCCACCGTGATCTGGGCCAGGCCGAACCGGCCGCGCGCCGGGCGAAGGAGGCCCTGGCGGCGCTGCCGGAGTCCCGGGCCCGGCGCCGGGGCATCGGCCTGGTCCTGCTGGCGACGGCGCAGGTCCAGCAGCGCGAGGTGGAGCAGGCGTGCCACACGGGGCTGCGGGCGATGGAACTGCTGGGGACGGTGCGTTCGAGCCGGGGCGCCGAATACCTCGACGACCTCCAGCAGCGGCTCGCGCCGTACGGGGACCAGCCCGCGGTGCGGGAGTTCGACGCCCGGCTGGAGTTGCAGGCCGCCTGA
- a CDS encoding ABC transporter ATP-binding protein: MPERAETMDTAVPAVRVEGLWKRFGEQVAVAGIDLELPAGKFIGLVGPNGAGKTTTLSMVTGLLRPDMGRVEVAGHDVWRDPVEVKSRIGVLPEGLRLFERLSGRELLAYMGRLRGLPGEEVDKRATQLLDVLDLAGSQHKLVVDYSTGMRKKIGLAAALLHNPEVLFLDEPFEGVDPVSAQIIREVLERYTGSGATVVFSSHVMELVESLCDWVAVMAAGRIRAQGTLAEVRGDAPSLQSAFLELVGAGGRETGGSLDWLGGAR, from the coding sequence ATGCCGGAACGCGCAGAGACCATGGACACGGCGGTACCCGCGGTGCGGGTCGAGGGACTGTGGAAACGTTTCGGTGAACAGGTGGCGGTCGCCGGGATCGATCTGGAGCTGCCCGCGGGCAAGTTCATCGGCCTGGTGGGGCCCAACGGCGCGGGAAAGACCACGACGCTGTCGATGGTGACCGGACTGCTCAGGCCCGACATGGGGCGCGTGGAGGTCGCGGGCCACGACGTGTGGCGGGATCCGGTGGAGGTGAAATCGCGTATCGGGGTGCTTCCGGAAGGCCTGCGGCTCTTCGAACGGCTCTCCGGGCGTGAACTGCTGGCGTACATGGGCCGGCTGCGCGGGCTGCCGGGCGAAGAGGTGGACAAGCGGGCCACCCAGCTGTTGGACGTGCTCGATCTCGCGGGCTCCCAGCACAAGCTGGTCGTGGACTACTCGACCGGTATGCGGAAGAAGATCGGGCTGGCGGCGGCACTGCTGCACAACCCCGAGGTGCTCTTCCTGGACGAGCCGTTCGAGGGGGTGGACCCGGTGTCGGCGCAGATCATCCGTGAGGTGCTGGAGCGCTACACCGGTTCCGGCGCGACGGTGGTCTTCTCCAGCCACGTGATGGAACTCGTCGAGTCGCTCTGCGACTGGGTGGCCGTCATGGCGGCGGGCCGGATCCGCGCCCAGGGCACGCTCGCCGAGGTACGCGGCGACGCGCCCTCGTTGCAGAGCGCCTTCCTGGAGCTGGTCGGGGCGGGCGGCCGGGAGACCGGTGGCTCCCTGGACTGGCTGGGCGGTGCCCGATGA